One Micromonospora sp. WMMD1120 genomic region harbors:
- a CDS encoding substrate-binding domain-containing protein, which produces MRKGLLTIAAVGLLATGGLTACGDDDSGSGSTGSEKAAKIGVILPDSKSSVRWETADRRFLEEAFKAAGVQYDIQNAQNDKTAFQTIADQMITSGVTVLMIVNLDSGTGKAVLDKAKSQGVATIDYDRLTLGGSAQYYVSFDNETVGKLQGEGLSKCLTEKGAKNPVVAYLNGSPTDNNATLFKAGYDSVLKPKFDSKEYVKGPEDSVPAWDNAQAATIFEQQLTKANGKIDGVLAANDGLGNAAISILKKNNLNGKVPVTGQDASTEGLQNILAGDQCMTVYKAVREEAKAASDLAIALAKGEKKDTGQTVKDPEGNRDVPSVLLTPKAIYKENVKDVIADGYVTKEAICTAAYAKACADAGIS; this is translated from the coding sequence ATGCGTAAGGGGCTCCTCACCATCGCCGCCGTGGGCCTGCTCGCGACCGGCGGATTGACCGCGTGTGGCGACGACGACTCCGGTTCCGGCTCCACCGGCTCCGAGAAGGCCGCCAAGATTGGCGTGATCCTCCCGGACAGCAAGTCCTCCGTCCGCTGGGAGACCGCGGACCGTCGGTTCCTGGAGGAGGCGTTCAAGGCCGCCGGCGTCCAGTACGACATCCAGAACGCCCAGAACGACAAGACCGCCTTCCAGACCATCGCCGACCAGATGATCACCAGCGGCGTCACCGTTCTGATGATCGTCAACCTGGACTCCGGCACCGGCAAGGCCGTGCTCGACAAGGCCAAGTCGCAGGGCGTCGCCACCATCGACTACGACCGGCTCACCCTGGGCGGCTCCGCCCAGTACTACGTCAGCTTCGACAACGAGACCGTCGGCAAGCTCCAGGGCGAGGGCCTGTCGAAGTGCCTGACCGAGAAGGGCGCCAAGAACCCCGTCGTGGCGTACCTGAACGGCTCCCCCACCGACAACAACGCCACCCTGTTCAAGGCCGGCTACGACTCGGTGCTCAAGCCGAAGTTCGACTCGAAGGAATACGTCAAGGGCCCCGAGGACTCGGTGCCGGCGTGGGACAACGCCCAGGCCGCGACGATCTTCGAGCAGCAGCTCACCAAGGCCAACGGCAAGATCGACGGTGTGCTGGCCGCCAACGACGGCCTCGGCAACGCCGCCATCTCGATCCTGAAGAAGAACAACCTCAACGGCAAGGTGCCGGTGACCGGCCAGGACGCCAGCACCGAGGGCCTGCAGAACATCCTCGCCGGCGACCAGTGCATGACCGTCTACAAGGCCGTGCGGGAAGAGGCGAAGGCCGCCTCCGACCTGGCCATCGCGCTCGCCAAGGGCGAGAAGAAGGACACCGGCCAGACCGTGAAGGACCCGGAGGGCAACCGCGACGTCCCCTCGGTGCTGCTCACCCCGAAGGCCATCTACAAGGAGAACGTCAAGGACGTCATCGCCGACGGCTACGTGACCAAGGAAGCGATCTGCACCGCGGCGTACGCCAAGGCCTGCGCCGACGCCGGGATCAGCTGA